One window of the Shewanella cyperi genome contains the following:
- a CDS encoding alpha/beta fold hydrolase, translating to MNRAISGQGPAIVLIHGLFGDLDNLKSLGQSLQSDYRVIRVDVPNHGNSPHWDTMDYPALADAMVAMLDEEGIDKALFIGHSMGGKIAMATALYHPERVSGVVAADISPVAYPHRHQLVFQALTSLPLDGSYDRRQALVHMKDAGVDEATAQFLLKSFRRTDTGFGWKMNIDGLKRNYDALIGWPFHTLSYSGPTLFVRGGDSDYVKAEHKDAIMAQFPAVQLKSIAATGHWLHAQKPELFNRLVKGFVDSLALPL from the coding sequence ATCAACAGAGCCATCAGCGGCCAGGGGCCGGCAATAGTGCTTATTCATGGTCTCTTTGGCGATCTGGATAACCTCAAGTCGCTGGGACAAAGTTTGCAAAGCGATTACAGGGTCATACGGGTGGATGTGCCCAACCACGGCAACAGCCCCCATTGGGACACCATGGACTACCCAGCCCTGGCCGATGCCATGGTAGCCATGCTGGATGAAGAAGGCATAGACAAGGCGCTGTTTATCGGTCACTCCATGGGCGGCAAAATCGCCATGGCCACGGCCCTGTACCACCCCGAGCGCGTCAGTGGCGTAGTGGCGGCCGATATCTCGCCGGTTGCTTATCCCCACAGACATCAGCTGGTGTTCCAGGCGCTGACCAGTTTGCCGCTGGACGGCAGCTATGACCGCCGCCAGGCCCTGGTGCACATGAAAGATGCAGGTGTTGACGAGGCCACGGCGCAATTTTTGCTGAAAAGTTTTCGCCGCACCGACACAGGCTTTGGCTGGAAGATGAATATTGATGGCCTCAAGCGCAATTACGATGCCCTGATTGGCTGGCCGTTCCACACGCTCAGCTATTCCGGCCCCACCCTGTTTGTCCGCGGCGGCGATTCCGACTATGTCAAGGCCGAGCACAAGGACGCCATTATGGCGCAGTTTCCGGCGGTGCAGCTGAAATCCATCGCCGCCACCGGCCACTGGCTGCATGCCCAGAAACCCGAGCTGTTCAATCGTCTGGTGAAAGGATTTGTTGACAGCCTGGCGCTGCCACTCTGA
- a CDS encoding DUF2788 domain-containing protein, producing the protein MLSQYMEQIETIGLNLFFASIFFFIGMAIHDVLKQGNVPKFGRFIVWLVLFLGCAGFIAKGIIQVAWEGAGIG; encoded by the coding sequence ATGTTGTCCCAGTACATGGAACAGATAGAGACCATAGGGCTCAATCTGTTTTTTGCCAGTATCTTCTTTTTTATCGGTATGGCTATCCACGACGTACTGAAGCAGGGCAATGTTCCCAAGTTCGGCCGCTTTATCGTGTGGCTGGTACTTTTTCTCGGCTGCGCCGGTTTTATTGCAAAAGGAATTATCCAGGTGGCCTGGGAAGGTGCAGGCATCGGCTAA
- the ybfE gene encoding LexA regulated protein, whose protein sequence is MAKEATDRITIDLFASEKRRGRPRSSPLSREQQLKVNKRNQIQRDRAKGLKRIELKVSQDLYDALNEKALASNISRSQLIECILQEQFGG, encoded by the coding sequence ATGGCAAAAGAAGCAACAGACAGAATAACAATAGACCTTTTTGCCTCCGAAAAACGCCGCGGTCGTCCCCGCAGCAGTCCCCTTTCTCGGGAGCAACAGCTCAAGGTCAACAAGCGTAACCAGATCCAAAGGGATCGTGCCAAGGGGTTAAAGCGAATAGAGTTAAAAGTGTCACAAGATTTATATGACGCCTTGAACGAAAAAGCTTTGGCCAGTAACATCAGCCGCAGCCAGCTAATCGAATGCATATTGCAGGAACAATTTGGCGGTTGA
- the fldA gene encoding flavodoxin FldA — MATVGLFFGSDTGNTEAVAKMIQKKLGKNMVDVKDIAKSTKEQIAEYDLLLFGIPTWYYGEAQCDWDDFFPELEQIDFTDKLVAIFGCGDQEDYAEYFLDAMGMVRDIVEARGGIIIGHWPTAGYNFEASKGLVDDDHFVGLGIDEDRQPELTEERVDAWVKQIYEEMCLAELED, encoded by the coding sequence ATGGCTACTGTAGGTCTTTTTTTCGGGAGTGACACAGGTAACACCGAAGCTGTCGCCAAGATGATCCAGAAGAAACTGGGCAAAAACATGGTGGATGTCAAAGACATCGCCAAGAGCACCAAGGAGCAGATCGCCGAGTACGACCTGCTGCTGTTCGGGATCCCGACCTGGTATTATGGTGAAGCCCAGTGTGATTGGGACGACTTCTTCCCCGAGCTGGAACAAATTGACTTTACCGACAAGCTGGTGGCCATTTTCGGTTGCGGCGATCAGGAAGACTATGCCGAGTATTTCCTTGATGCCATGGGCATGGTACGCGACATAGTGGAAGCCCGCGGCGGTATCATCATCGGCCATTGGCCCACCGCCGGCTACAACTTTGAAGCCTCCAAGGGCCTGGTGGATGACGACCATTTCGTGGGTCTGGGCATTGACGAAGACCGTCAACCCGAGCTGACCGAAGAGCGCGTCGACGCCTGGGTGAAGCAGATTTACGAAGAGATGTGTCTGGCCGAACTGGAAGATTAA
- the earP gene encoding elongation factor P maturation arginine rhamnosyltransferase EarP: protein MQHSHWDIFCAVVDNYGDIGVTWRLARQLASEHGIEVNLWVDDLRSFGHILPALDPKLPCQMVEGIRVLQWNTPLDLPYVAGEVLIEAFACELPDEVKQAVRDAATPPCWLNLEYLSAEDWVEGCHGLPSFQPGGINKYFYMPGFSAATGGLICETGLFEARAAWQTDSSNKMALFQKLGLGGIQAEDKVISVFSYETEALPALCELWSEGQQRVHALIPKGRSFNSLKALLPCPVEALTPGQRIELGMLTLHVLPMTDQQGYDRLLWSCDFNIVRGEDSFLRAQWAARPFIWHIYQQEEDYHLVKLEAFMQLYCDNLASEIAECWRNLNLSFNQQQATAVQQHWQYMDSHAVPLLAHARQWPIDALKTTDLATRLVQFVKNSLR from the coding sequence ATGCAACACAGCCACTGGGATATCTTTTGTGCCGTCGTCGACAACTATGGCGACATAGGGGTCACCTGGCGCCTTGCCCGGCAACTGGCCAGCGAACACGGCATTGAGGTGAATCTCTGGGTTGACGACCTCAGAAGCTTTGGCCATATCCTGCCGGCACTGGATCCCAAGCTCCCTTGCCAAATGGTAGAAGGCATCAGGGTACTGCAATGGAATACCCCACTCGACCTGCCCTATGTTGCCGGTGAGGTGCTGATCGAAGCCTTTGCCTGCGAGTTGCCCGATGAGGTGAAACAGGCGGTCAGAGATGCGGCCACCCCGCCCTGCTGGCTCAATCTGGAATACCTAAGCGCCGAAGACTGGGTCGAGGGTTGCCATGGCCTGCCCTCCTTCCAACCCGGTGGCATCAACAAGTACTTTTATATGCCGGGCTTCAGCGCCGCCACAGGTGGTCTTATCTGCGAAACCGGTCTGTTTGAGGCTAGGGCAGCCTGGCAGACAGACAGCAGCAATAAGATGGCGCTGTTCCAAAAGCTGGGCCTTGGCGGCATACAGGCCGAAGATAAGGTCATCAGCGTCTTCAGCTATGAAACCGAGGCCCTGCCGGCCCTGTGCGAACTCTGGTCCGAAGGCCAGCAGCGGGTCCATGCCCTTATCCCCAAGGGCCGCAGCTTCAACAGTCTTAAAGCCTTGCTGCCCTGTCCGGTGGAGGCCCTGACACCGGGGCAGCGGATTGAGCTCGGCATGCTGACCCTGCATGTGCTGCCGATGACGGATCAACAGGGCTACGATCGCCTGCTGTGGAGCTGTGATTTCAACATAGTCCGCGGCGAAGACTCCTTCCTGCGAGCCCAGTGGGCGGCCAGACCCTTCATCTGGCACATTTATCAACAGGAAGAAGATTACCACCTGGTAAAATTAGAAGCTTTTATGCAACTTTACTGCGATAATCTGGCTTCTGAAATTGCAGAGTGCTGGCGGAACCTCAACCTTTCGTTCAACCAGCAACAGGCGACGGCAGTGCAACAGCACTGGCAATATATGGATTCGCACGCTGTGCCCTTGCTGGCCCATGCCAGACAATGGCCAATCGATGCACTTAAGACGACAGATCTGGCCACAAGGCTAGTGCAATTCGTCAAAAATTCGTTAAGATAG
- the efp gene encoding elongation factor P: protein MKTAHEIRPGNVIMFNDAPWVVQKTETTRSGRNAAIVKMKLKHVLIDSSTETTFKGEDKMDVIVLERLDCTYSYFNDPMYVFMDAEYNQYDVEAENVGDAAKFIVDGMEDTCQVTFYEGKAISVELPTTIVREVGYTEPSARGDTSGKVMKPAKLVGTDIELMVADFVKEGDKIEIDTRTGEFKKRV, encoded by the coding sequence ATGAAAACTGCTCATGAAATCCGTCCCGGTAACGTGATCATGTTTAATGACGCCCCATGGGTCGTTCAGAAAACTGAAACCACTCGTTCAGGTCGTAACGCTGCCATCGTGAAAATGAAGCTGAAGCACGTGCTGATCGATTCTTCTACCGAGACCACCTTCAAGGGTGAAGACAAGATGGACGTTATCGTTCTGGAGCGTCTGGATTGTACCTACTCCTACTTTAACGATCCTATGTACGTATTCATGGACGCCGAGTACAACCAGTACGACGTTGAAGCCGAAAACGTGGGCGATGCCGCCAAGTTCATCGTTGACGGTATGGAAGACACCTGCCAGGTTACCTTCTACGAAGGTAAGGCCATCAGTGTTGAACTGCCAACCACTATCGTACGTGAAGTGGGTTACACCGAGCCTTCTGCCCGTGGTGACACTTCAGGCAAGGTGATGAAGCCTGCCAAACTGGTAGGTACCGACATCGAGCTGATGGTTGCCGACTTCGTTAAAGAAGGCGACAAGATCGAAATCGATACCCGTACCGGTGAATTCAAGAAGCGCGTGTAA
- a CDS encoding GGDEF domain-containing protein has product MTKSQVSAQIEPMPLIMRWQRLLQLGDLFSNRDHTKDFDGSRASQIHHRVQALAAIYMLVALGWMILDYISMPLVQFQAMVPARSFMAAGFMGLVFWQGRSSSLLLARLRLALLVLIPSAFYVYSAQLLEQSQQIYQYYPLITAVQLAVFPLTLIEGMVLALPVFFSVLLASQMSGYQIPQELMMTLILLVALTLWAQMSQLFMLVSLYRQATRDPLTGLFNRRALFERLQTEVLRADRYLRSVTVLLLDLDRFKRVNDQYGHLVGDKVLQSFAVAAQKAVRNVDLVGRYGGEEFLVILPETDAKHALEVAERIRESCEALLVTTDDGEEVRFTTSIGLAQWQGPEDLAELVERADNALYRAKTAGRNRVEVA; this is encoded by the coding sequence ATGACCAAATCCCAGGTTTCGGCTCAAATAGAGCCCATGCCACTGATAATGAGATGGCAACGCTTATTACAGCTCGGTGACCTGTTTTCCAATCGGGATCATACCAAGGATTTCGATGGATCCAGGGCCAGCCAAATACACCATAGGGTACAGGCCCTGGCCGCCATTTACATGTTGGTGGCATTGGGTTGGATGATTTTGGACTATATCAGTATGCCGCTGGTGCAGTTTCAGGCCATGGTACCGGCCAGGAGCTTTATGGCCGCGGGCTTTATGGGGCTGGTGTTCTGGCAGGGGCGCAGTTCCAGTCTGCTGCTGGCGCGCCTCAGATTGGCCTTGCTGGTGCTTATTCCATCGGCGTTTTATGTCTACAGTGCCCAGTTGCTCGAGCAGAGCCAACAGATCTATCAATATTATCCGCTGATCACTGCAGTTCAACTGGCGGTGTTTCCGCTGACCCTGATTGAGGGCATGGTGCTGGCGCTGCCGGTGTTTTTCAGTGTGCTGTTGGCTTCGCAGATGAGTGGTTATCAGATCCCCCAGGAGCTGATGATGACCCTGATCCTGCTGGTAGCGCTGACCCTGTGGGCCCAGATGTCGCAATTGTTCATGCTGGTGAGCCTGTATCGTCAGGCAACCCGGGATCCGCTGACCGGCCTGTTTAACCGCCGCGCCCTGTTTGAGCGCCTGCAGACCGAGGTGCTCAGGGCGGACAGATATTTACGCAGCGTAACTGTGCTGCTGCTCGATCTGGACAGATTCAAACGGGTCAACGATCAGTATGGTCACCTGGTGGGTGACAAGGTATTGCAAAGTTTTGCCGTGGCGGCCCAAAAGGCGGTGCGCAACGTGGATTTGGTGGGCCGCTATGGCGGTGAAGAATTCCTGGTGATTTTGCCGGAAACCGACGCCAAGCATGCGCTTGAGGTGGCTGAGCGGATCCGCGAGTCCTGCGAAGCCCTGTTGGTGACAACCGATGACGGCGAAGAGGTGCGCTTTACCACCAGTATCGGTCTGGCCCAGTGGCAGGGACCGGAAGATCTTGCTGAATTGGTGGAGCGGGCCGATAACGCCCTGTATCGGGCCAAGACCGCCGGCCGTAACCGGGTCGAAGTTGCCTGA
- a CDS encoding Na+/H+ antiporter NhaC family protein: MSEPTALSLIPPAVVLVLAVWLRRPILSLILGAVVGLLLLDPAEMLNNFAATSLKVMADETIGWLILVCGSFGALIALLVRTGGALAFGHKAIALAKGRRSSLFMTFILGLVIFIDDYLNALTVGETMKRVTDKYKVSREMLAYVVDSTAAPVCVLVPVSTWAVFFGGLLVDNGVAPEGEGISVYMSAIPYMLYAWLAVAMVLLVALGLVPALGPMKRAELKAAAVEEQHDANARQVHTSDDYAVHAIEEEFETAHKDGKLHNFLVPLLLMVGFTVYFDIDVWKGLLATLVVTLPYYAVQKLMPLSEMMEQMIDGFKNMLPAIGTVIAAFIFKDVCDNLMLPQYVIDTLSPFMTAQLLPAVVFLAMAVLAFATGSSWGIFAVTIPIVMPLAHSVGADIPLVIGALLSASSFGSQACFYSDSTVLAAQGSGCDLVSHAVTQLPYALIAAGLAFVGFILIA, encoded by the coding sequence ATGTCTGAACCGACGGCGTTGAGTCTAATTCCTCCGGCTGTGGTGCTGGTGCTGGCCGTGTGGCTGCGTCGCCCCATACTGTCTCTTATCCTGGGTGCGGTAGTGGGTCTGCTGCTGCTTGATCCCGCCGAAATGCTGAACAACTTCGCTGCCACCTCCCTTAAGGTGATGGCCGATGAAACCATAGGCTGGTTGATTCTGGTGTGTGGCAGTTTTGGTGCCCTGATTGCGCTTTTGGTCCGCACCGGAGGTGCCCTGGCATTCGGCCACAAGGCCATTGCCCTGGCGAAGGGGCGGCGCTCATCCCTGTTTATGACCTTTATCCTGGGTCTGGTGATCTTTATTGACGATTACCTCAATGCCCTGACCGTGGGTGAAACCATGAAGCGGGTGACCGACAAGTACAAGGTGTCCCGCGAGATGCTGGCCTATGTGGTGGACTCCACCGCGGCCCCCGTGTGCGTGCTGGTGCCTGTATCCACCTGGGCGGTATTCTTCGGCGGCCTGTTGGTGGACAACGGTGTGGCTCCCGAAGGTGAGGGCATCAGCGTCTATATGTCGGCCATTCCCTATATGCTCTATGCCTGGTTGGCGGTGGCCATGGTGCTCCTGGTGGCACTGGGACTGGTACCCGCTTTGGGTCCCATGAAGCGGGCCGAACTCAAGGCGGCTGCGGTGGAAGAGCAGCATGATGCCAATGCCCGTCAGGTGCACACCTCGGACGATTATGCCGTGCATGCCATCGAAGAAGAGTTTGAGACCGCCCATAAGGACGGCAAGCTGCATAACTTCCTGGTGCCGCTGTTGCTTATGGTGGGCTTTACCGTCTATTTCGACATCGATGTATGGAAAGGCCTGTTGGCGACCTTGGTGGTCACCCTGCCTTACTATGCGGTGCAAAAGTTGATGCCGCTGTCCGAGATGATGGAGCAGATGATCGACGGCTTTAAGAACATGCTGCCTGCCATAGGCACAGTTATTGCTGCCTTTATCTTCAAGGACGTCTGCGACAACCTGATGTTGCCCCAGTATGTTATTGACACCCTGAGCCCCTTTATGACGGCGCAGTTGCTGCCAGCCGTGGTGTTCCTGGCCATGGCGGTACTGGCCTTTGCCACAGGTTCCAGCTGGGGTATTTTCGCCGTGACCATTCCTATTGTGATGCCCCTGGCCCATTCCGTAGGCGCTGACATCCCTCTGGTGATAGGTGCGCTGCTGTCGGCCTCATCCTTTGGCAGCCAGGCCTGTTTCTACTCGGACTCCACAGTGCTGGCGGCCCAGGGCTCGGGATGCGATCTGGTCAGCCATGCCGTAACCCAGTTGCCCTATGCCCTGATCGCAGCAGGTTTGGCTTTTGTAGGTTTCATCCTGATCGCCTGA
- a CDS encoding pyridoxal phosphate-dependent aminotransferase, giving the protein MYPIIKSNKLDSVCYDIRGPVHKEARRLEDEGHRILKLNIGNPAPFGFEAPEEIVRDVILNLPTAQGYCESKGLFSARKAIVQHYQSQGIFGVDIEDVYIGNGVSELIMMALQGLLNTDDEVLIPSPDYPLWTAAANLAGGKAVHYRCDEEADWFPDLDDIRAKISPRTRGLVLINPNNPTGAVYSRELLLEIVEICRQHSLILFADEIYDKILYDGAVHIPAASLSDDILTVTFNGLSKAYRAAGFRVGWMMLSGNLKAAKSYIEGLEMLSSMRLCANVPNQHAVQTALGGYQSINELILPSGRLTVQRDTCVELLNAIPGVSVKKPKGALYAFPKLDAKKFNLRDDERLVLDLLKDKKILLVQGTAFNWPAPDHLRVVFLPHKEDLQKALLAFGEFLENYRQ; this is encoded by the coding sequence ATGTACCCCATAATCAAATCCAACAAACTGGACAGTGTTTGCTATGACATTCGCGGTCCGGTACACAAGGAAGCCCGCCGCCTGGAAGACGAAGGCCACAGGATCCTCAAGCTCAACATAGGCAACCCGGCTCCCTTCGGTTTTGAAGCGCCGGAAGAGATAGTGCGGGACGTGATCCTCAATCTGCCCACGGCCCAGGGCTATTGCGAGTCCAAGGGCCTGTTCTCCGCCCGCAAGGCCATAGTGCAACACTACCAGTCCCAGGGGATCTTCGGCGTCGACATAGAAGACGTCTACATAGGCAATGGCGTATCTGAACTGATCATGATGGCGCTGCAGGGCCTGCTCAATACCGACGATGAGGTGCTGATCCCCTCCCCCGACTATCCGCTGTGGACCGCGGCCGCCAACCTCGCCGGTGGCAAGGCGGTGCACTATCGCTGCGATGAAGAGGCGGACTGGTTTCCCGACCTTGACGATATCCGCGCCAAAATAAGCCCGCGCACCCGCGGCCTGGTGCTGATCAACCCCAACAATCCTACAGGGGCCGTGTACAGCCGTGAGCTGTTGCTGGAAATAGTGGAAATCTGCCGTCAGCACTCGCTTATCCTGTTTGCCGATGAGATTTACGACAAAATTCTGTACGACGGCGCTGTGCATATCCCCGCCGCGTCGCTTTCCGACGACATACTGACAGTCACCTTCAACGGTCTGTCCAAGGCCTACCGCGCCGCCGGTTTCCGGGTCGGCTGGATGATGCTGTCCGGTAACCTCAAGGCCGCCAAGAGCTATATCGAAGGACTGGAAATGCTGTCCTCCATGCGCCTGTGCGCCAACGTGCCCAATCAGCATGCGGTGCAGACAGCCCTCGGCGGCTACCAGAGCATCAATGAACTCATCTTGCCAAGCGGCCGGTTGACTGTGCAGCGGGACACCTGTGTCGAGTTGCTGAACGCCATTCCCGGGGTCAGCGTCAAGAAGCCCAAGGGCGCCCTGTATGCCTTCCCGAAACTGGATGCCAAGAAGTTCAACCTGAGGGATGATGAACGCCTGGTGCTGGACTTGCTCAAGGACAAGAAAATCCTCTTGGTGCAGGGCACGGCCTTTAACTGGCCAGCACCGGATCACCTGCGGGTGGTGTTCCTGCCCCACAAGGAAGATTTGCAAAAGGCGCTGCTGGCCTTTGGCGAGTTTCTTGAGAACTATCGCCAATAG
- the yfbR gene encoding 5'-deoxynucleotidase has protein sequence MSHFFAHLARMKLIQRWPLMYNVRRENVQEHSLQVAMVAHALAVISNREFGTNLDADKAATLAIFHDASEILTGDLPTPVKYFNREIEAEYKKIEAIAEQRLLELVPEAFKDIYRPLLLADEADPTLKALVKSADTLCAYLKCLEEIKAGNREFNTARTRLEAMLRANTDPAVKFFIDVYVPSFQLDLDEINKML, from the coding sequence ATGAGTCATTTCTTTGCCCATCTGGCGCGGATGAAGCTTATCCAGCGCTGGCCCCTGATGTACAACGTGCGTCGGGAAAATGTTCAGGAGCATTCGCTGCAGGTCGCCATGGTGGCACACGCCCTGGCGGTGATCAGTAACCGCGAATTCGGCACAAATCTCGATGCCGACAAGGCCGCCACCCTGGCAATTTTTCACGATGCCAGCGAAATCCTCACCGGCGATCTGCCAACCCCGGTCAAATACTTCAACCGCGAAATCGAGGCCGAGTACAAGAAAATCGAGGCCATAGCCGAGCAGCGCTTGCTGGAACTGGTGCCCGAGGCCTTCAAGGACATCTACCGGCCGCTGCTGTTGGCCGATGAGGCCGATCCCACACTCAAGGCCCTGGTCAAATCCGCAGACACCCTGTGCGCCTATTTGAAATGCCTGGAAGAGATCAAGGCCGGCAACCGCGAGTTCAATACCGCCCGTACCCGGCTGGAGGCCATGCTCAGGGCCAACACGGATCCTGCGGTCAAGTTCTTCATTGATGTCTATGTGCCCAGCTTCCAGCTGGATCTGGATGAAATCAACAAGATGCTATAG
- a CDS encoding anti-phage deoxyguanosine triphosphatase: MTSLWHDRFHGEDKHRRNDHRSPFQRDRARILHSAAFRRLQAKTQVLGVGMNDFYRTRLTHSLEVSQIGTGIAAQLRRKHAEYAPLLDSMSLIESLCLAHDLGHPPFGHGGEVALNYMMREHGGFEGNGQTFRILTKLEPYTPGFGMNLCRRTLLGILKYPALASKLSGDLPSTQVAHYRQLRAKDWPPVKAVFDDDATMLEWVLAPLSDEDRSKLGEIFRPADARHSKTRHKSLDATLMELADDIAYAVHDLEDAIVMGIVRRDQWLEDVAPVLCNNEDDWIRTELAQIDRDLFSREHHLRKDAIGTLVNGFVTAISIRNKEGFEEPLLACNAELDAGFDTALAALKAFVLRHVVQKPELQMLEYKGQQIVMQLFEAFASDPERLLPHNTQARWRAAHEQGHNSMRVIADYISGMTDEFAMRMHQQLFSPRLGGLHELGPE, translated from the coding sequence ATGACGTCTCTCTGGCACGATCGTTTTCACGGCGAAGACAAGCACAGGCGCAACGACCACCGCAGTCCCTTCCAGCGGGACAGGGCCAGGATCCTTCACAGCGCCGCCTTCCGCCGCCTGCAGGCCAAAACCCAGGTGCTCGGCGTCGGCATGAACGACTTTTACCGCACCCGCCTGACCCACTCGCTGGAGGTGTCGCAAATAGGCACCGGTATCGCCGCCCAGCTCAGACGCAAACATGCCGAGTACGCGCCACTGCTGGATTCCATGAGCCTGATTGAATCCCTGTGCCTGGCCCACGACCTGGGTCATCCCCCCTTTGGCCACGGCGGCGAGGTGGCGCTCAACTACATGATGCGCGAACACGGCGGCTTTGAGGGCAACGGTCAGACCTTCAGAATTCTCACCAAACTGGAGCCCTATACCCCGGGCTTTGGCATGAACCTGTGCCGCCGCACCCTGCTCGGCATTCTCAAATACCCCGCCCTGGCCTCGAAACTCAGCGGCGATCTGCCAAGCACTCAGGTGGCCCATTACCGCCAGCTGCGGGCCAAGGACTGGCCGCCGGTCAAGGCCGTCTTTGATGATGACGCCACCATGCTGGAGTGGGTGCTGGCGCCGCTTTCGGATGAAGACAGAAGCAAACTCGGCGAGATTTTCCGTCCCGCCGATGCCCGCCATTCCAAGACCCGCCACAAGTCACTGGATGCCACCCTGATGGAGCTGGCGGACGACATAGCCTATGCGGTCCACGATCTGGAAGACGCTATAGTCATGGGCATAGTCCGCCGTGACCAATGGTTGGAGGATGTGGCCCCCGTGCTTTGCAACAACGAGGATGACTGGATCCGCACCGAGCTGGCACAAATCGACCGGGATTTGTTCTCCCGCGAACACCACCTGCGCAAGGACGCCATTGGCACCCTGGTGAACGGCTTTGTCACCGCCATCAGTATCCGCAACAAGGAAGGTTTCGAAGAGCCACTGCTGGCCTGCAATGCCGAACTGGATGCGGGATTTGATACGGCGCTCGCCGCCCTCAAGGCCTTTGTGCTGCGCCACGTGGTGCAAAAGCCCGAGCTGCAGATGCTGGAATACAAGGGCCAGCAGATAGTCATGCAGTTGTTTGAGGCCTTCGCCTCGGACCCCGAGCGTTTACTGCCACACAACACCCAGGCCAGGTGGCGTGCGGCCCACGAACAGGGCCACAACAGCATGCGGGTTATCGCCGACTATATCTCCGGCATGACGGATGAGTTTGCGATGCGGATGCACCAACAGTTGTTCAGCCCCCGACTTGGGGGGTTGCATGAGCTTGGACCAGAGTGA